From one Candidatus Neptunochlamydia vexilliferae genomic stretch:
- a CDS encoding filamentous hemagglutinin N-terminal domain-containing protein, with amino-acid sequence MKWFYVLTLVPLCLLGQPKGLDIRSGQLTFKDGTVTQTSAKAIAHWDDFSVGKGETLRFVQPSKDAAILNRVVGKSISQILGSLKANGNVILINPNGVYISGDIQTAGFIASTADISNENFLNGKELQFGPTDGEITNAGHISCPGGDVYLIAKKVDNSGEIEGHQVVIRPHNNPKVLIRADDTDISSTYEKAISHTGTIRAFATKEEGGKIYLVAFEGTTEVDGTLIGDEVHVLGQEVTLKENTHIDASGPSGGTVLIGGDYQGANPDIFNAQNVYVAKGAEVKANSTGSGDGGKVIYWSDGITTVCSHTSVRGGPEGGNGGFVEVSSRGELYYGGTNDSKAPCGKWGEILFDPSNVNVAAGADTNIGGSPNWTPTGVSPANLTPTTLQSSLNSNGAVTLTTASGDTEAGTLTFTDPVTWGTGGAVENASFTCTANSTITFNAAVTNNGTGTFTCSGSQVVFNADVTNSGGNFNVNAGSNITVNSGVTIQNSGAGGITFKGSRGSSATEIQIDRATISTVLGAINLNGTGVTTADGDDVRITGATASVSSTSGAINIKGQGDNVSNTVGLEVSEGARITSESGDISFNGRGGFSLTSTNQDGILLTGTDTMVSTTGGGSITLVGNGRGAAFSQNNMGVVIASGAQVTAATTGKISITGTGGSGIRDEKGVYLTGADVLVQTDTGDIKIVGTGRANDTNFGESNNEGIMLNGGVIIRSAGGAINLTGRGPSANSIRSPGIRINNSSVANSGDGTITMYGQVSRQPTSDQVSIILSSATITGVNGAISITGDIPVGGGLRAGGGISCAGGTISTTGTGTITLIGRTVPGARTTTSARGGPGIAITGNALISNTLSGVNAPKILLNGRGSVGRLAIGNGIYMDSGTISTTSGEIELIGSCRNFSGFVTGVFIANGIGLEGTAAVSSTTGAILFTGTGLDPGRLNTATTNAGITIAGGASISSNGGVTFMGTGSTVDTASRGIALTGGTISTTSAPISLTGVGGTRGSSLGIFTSGSPTVTSATGAISITGSPNATAPPGTGARGISMTGGTVSLTGAGSVTMTGTGSSEGGTGSHGISMSGSSTEVTASDGSILIDGVGGGSVASNCDGIVIQSGAKIRGTSTASVTLVGIGGVNGNTFNNDGIAISGASSEISIASGALSLAGTGGGTTTGNKGIRIDSNGSLIGKSGAVNAVGIGGSGTSENDGIFIINPISSITAVDSSSFNVTGRGMGSASPGRGIFIGAGGLVETTGSGTLTLDGIGNGIGSDSYGVEIVGVGTQIENSGTGILTLIGRENGATKTGLHFGDFANVNTNSTGSVTLQALSDLVVGSSGSTTATGTGTITFDAADNLFILGGASFGVDAGLGRFIAGADIDISEGATFIATSGNFTFVVDNDFPTSPLFGPGTFNFTSSTITTPGEVRIYTSEQSLNSAAGETINGEVFNPGAIGVDSATEKFGFYFPGGTYGGGAFNFYYKVPSPVDIIAGTVAIQREIIVNLKQLPDLLPVLKASRLPYQFPNFHFSICTENGVCSPSLSPYGSFIFEDDVYWIGISQ; translated from the coding sequence ATGAAGTGGTTTTATGTGCTTACTTTAGTTCCTCTCTGCCTGCTTGGGCAGCCTAAAGGGCTCGACATCCGCTCAGGGCAGCTCACTTTTAAGGATGGGACGGTCACCCAAACCTCTGCTAAAGCGATCGCCCATTGGGATGATTTTTCGGTCGGTAAGGGAGAGACTCTTCGTTTTGTCCAACCCAGTAAAGATGCGGCCATTTTAAACCGCGTTGTTGGCAAAAGCATAAGCCAAATTCTCGGAAGTTTAAAAGCTAACGGGAACGTCATTCTTATCAACCCCAATGGCGTCTACATCTCAGGCGACATCCAAACAGCCGGCTTTATCGCATCGACCGCAGATATCTCTAATGAAAATTTCCTTAACGGCAAAGAGCTACAATTTGGTCCCACCGATGGAGAGATCACCAATGCCGGTCACATCTCTTGCCCAGGCGGCGATGTCTACCTCATTGCAAAAAAGGTTGATAACTCGGGAGAGATCGAAGGGCATCAGGTCGTTATCCGCCCCCATAACAACCCCAAAGTCCTCATCCGCGCCGACGATACCGACATTTCCTCTACTTACGAAAAGGCGATTTCCCATACCGGTACCATCCGCGCGTTTGCCACCAAAGAAGAGGGGGGCAAAATTTACCTCGTAGCTTTCGAAGGGACGACTGAGGTAGATGGCACCCTTATCGGTGATGAGGTCCATGTCCTAGGTCAAGAGGTCACACTCAAAGAAAACACCCACATCGATGCGTCAGGTCCCTCAGGAGGAACGGTCCTCATCGGTGGTGATTATCAAGGGGCAAACCCCGATATTTTCAACGCGCAAAATGTCTATGTTGCTAAGGGAGCAGAGGTCAAAGCCAACAGTACTGGCAGCGGTGATGGAGGAAAGGTCATTTACTGGTCTGATGGGATCACAACCGTTTGTAGCCACACAAGTGTTCGTGGTGGACCTGAAGGTGGAAATGGTGGTTTTGTGGAGGTTTCAAGCCGAGGAGAGCTTTACTATGGAGGAACCAATGACTCAAAAGCTCCTTGTGGAAAATGGGGAGAAATCCTATTTGATCCTTCCAATGTGAATGTTGCTGCAGGAGCAGATACCAACATAGGAGGAAGTCCTAATTGGACCCCTACTGGAGTATCTCCAGCCAATTTGACTCCCACAACGCTTCAGTCGTCGCTCAATAGCAATGGAGCTGTAACGTTGACCACAGCCAGCGGAGATACTGAAGCAGGAACCCTTACCTTTACAGATCCTGTGACCTGGGGAACGGGAGGGGCGGTTGAAAATGCCTCTTTCACTTGCACAGCAAATAGTACGATTACCTTCAATGCAGCTGTAACCAACAATGGAACAGGGACATTTACTTGTTCTGGAAGTCAGGTAGTTTTTAATGCAGATGTGACAAACAGCGGAGGCAATTTCAATGTTAATGCTGGGTCGAATATCACGGTAAATAGTGGGGTAACGATCCAAAACAGCGGAGCGGGAGGAATCACTTTTAAAGGGAGTCGAGGAAGCTCAGCAACAGAGATTCAGATTGATCGTGCAACGATTTCAACGGTTTTAGGAGCAATCAACCTTAATGGAACGGGGGTGACGACCGCTGATGGGGATGATGTGCGGATTACTGGGGCAACGGCTTCTGTGTCTTCTACTTCAGGAGCGATCAACATTAAGGGTCAAGGGGATAATGTAAGCAATACCGTTGGGCTAGAGGTTTCGGAGGGGGCTCGAATTACCTCAGAATCAGGAGACATTAGTTTTAATGGAAGAGGAGGATTCTCCTTAACATCAACGAATCAAGATGGGATCCTTTTAACAGGAACAGATACGATGGTTTCAACAACGGGAGGAGGAAGTATTACCCTTGTTGGAAATGGTCGTGGAGCTGCTTTTTCGCAAAATAACATGGGTGTTGTCATCGCAAGTGGCGCTCAAGTCACTGCAGCGACAACAGGGAAAATTAGTATCACGGGAACGGGAGGATCTGGAATCCGCGATGAAAAAGGGGTCTATCTTACAGGAGCAGATGTCCTTGTTCAAACAGATACCGGTGATATTAAGATTGTAGGGACAGGAAGGGCCAATGACACGAACTTTGGAGAAAGCAATAATGAAGGAATTATGCTCAATGGAGGAGTGATTATCCGGTCAGCGGGAGGAGCGATCAACTTAACAGGACGGGGTCCTAGTGCAAACTCAATTCGGTCTCCAGGAATTCGGATTAATAACAGCTCGGTTGCCAATAGTGGCGATGGAACGATTACAATGTATGGACAGGTTTCTCGCCAGCCTACATCGGATCAAGTCTCTATTATTTTGAGCTCAGCAACAATTACAGGTGTCAATGGAGCGATCAGCATTACTGGAGATATTCCTGTAGGAGGAGGCTTAAGAGCTGGTGGGGGGATTAGTTGTGCAGGTGGAACGATCAGCACGACAGGAACTGGAACAATTACTCTCATAGGGAGGACGGTGCCAGGGGCAAGAACTACTACTAGCGCTAGGGGAGGTCCTGGAATCGCAATAACAGGTAATGCTTTGATATCAAATACTTTATCAGGTGTAAATGCTCCTAAGATATTGCTAAATGGGCGGGGTTCTGTTGGGCGGTTAGCTATCGGTAACGGGATCTACATGGATTCGGGGACAATTTCTACAACCAGTGGAGAGATAGAACTGATTGGCTCTTGCCGGAATTTTAGTGGTTTTGTGACTGGAGTTTTTATTGCGAATGGAATTGGGCTTGAAGGGACAGCGGCAGTGTCTTCAACCACTGGGGCCATTTTATTTACAGGGACTGGATTAGATCCAGGAAGGTTGAATACCGCAACAACCAATGCAGGAATTACTATTGCTGGAGGGGCCTCCATCTCTTCAAATGGAGGGGTCACTTTTATGGGGACAGGGAGCACAGTTGACACAGCAAGTCGTGGCATTGCACTCACTGGAGGAACAATTTCAACAACCAGCGCCCCTATTAGCTTAACTGGAGTTGGGGGGACCCGTGGGAGTTCTCTAGGAATTTTCACAAGTGGATCTCCTACAGTTACCTCTGCTACTGGCGCTATTTCCATCACAGGGAGCCCCAATGCCACCGCTCCCCCTGGAACCGGTGCAAGAGGAATCTCGATGACTGGAGGGACAGTGAGCTTAACAGGGGCAGGATCGGTCACTATGACAGGAACAGGTTCTTCTGAAGGAGGAACAGGGTCTCACGGGATTTCAATGTCAGGGTCTTCAACAGAGGTCACAGCTTCGGATGGATCGATTTTAATAGATGGGGTAGGGGGAGGCTCTGTAGCAAGTAACTGTGATGGCATTGTGATTCAATCAGGGGCAAAGATACGGGGCACCTCTACAGCATCTGTGACTTTAGTCGGAATTGGAGGAGTCAATGGAAACACCTTTAATAACGATGGAATTGCAATTAGTGGGGCAAGTTCTGAAATCTCCATAGCCAGTGGCGCCCTTTCTTTAGCAGGAACAGGGGGAGGAACCACCACCGGCAATAAGGGGATCCGCATTGACAGTAATGGAAGTCTTATTGGGAAAAGTGGCGCTGTCAATGCTGTGGGAATAGGGGGCTCAGGGACAAGTGAAAACGATGGAATCTTTATCATCAACCCAATAAGCTCTATTACTGCAGTCGACTCCTCGTCCTTTAATGTCACAGGAAGAGGGATGGGTTCAGCAAGTCCAGGCCGGGGAATTTTTATTGGAGCAGGGGGGCTTGTAGAAACAACAGGCTCAGGCACCCTAACCCTTGATGGAATAGGGAACGGGATTGGTTCTGACAGCTATGGAGTTGAAATCGTTGGAGTAGGAACCCAAATCGAAAACTCAGGAACAGGAATCCTTACCCTCATCGGTCGAGAAAATGGAGCCACTAAAACAGGACTGCACTTTGGAGACTTTGCCAATGTGAACACCAACTCGACAGGAAGTGTGACCCTTCAAGCCTTAAGCGATCTTGTGGTCGGCTCGAGTGGGTCAACAACGGCTACCGGCACTGGAACCATCACCTTCGATGCTGCTGACAACCTCTTCATTTTAGGAGGAGCTTCCTTCGGTGTTGACGCGGGGCTCGGTCGCTTCATCGCAGGTGCCGACATCGACATCTCAGAAGGAGCAACCTTTATAGCAACCAGTGGAAACTTTACCTTCGTTGTTGATAATGACTTTCCCACTTCGCCCCTCTTTGGTCCAGGGACCTTTAACTTTACCAGCAGTACCATTACCACTCCTGGAGAAGTAAGGATTTACACTTCCGAACAGTCTCTAAATTCAGCTGCTGGAGAGACCATTAATGGGGAGGTCTTTAATCCCGGAGCAATAGGCGTTGATAGCGCTACCGAAAAGTTTGGTTTTTACTTCCCCGGAGGAACTTATGGTGGAGGAGCCTTCAACTTTTACTATAAAGTCCCATCCCCCGTAGACATCATTGCAGGAACAGTCGCTATTCAGCGAGAGATCATTGTCAATCTCAAACAACTGCCCGATCTTCTCCCCGTTTTAAAAGCGTCCCGTCTTCCCTACCAGTTCCCAAATTTCCACTTCTCCATCTGCACCGAAAATGGAGTGTGCAGCCCCAGCCTTTCTCCTTACGGGTCGTTTATCTTTGAAGACGACGTTTACTGGATCGGCATTTCGCAATAA
- a CDS encoding ShlB/FhaC/HecB family hemolysin secretion/activation protein, which translates to MRRYLFLTLLLLSFSAYGEEEEEVAVIEEALPRLPSAPEQKRSATFIRELKGIVLVGDPEHILEGDQLKEAQGIEFSNIKVPGNAKTLRRRLSAFLGHKVDQDTLGEIKEVITSYYQQASHPLVLVEIPQQDISESVIQVLVLGSRLGAVKVEGNTWSSSLRLREYVDLIPNQQINESRLMKDVYFINRNPFRRVDIVYAPGEEPQTTDVILSVRERRAWRFYAGAENTGVEPTERGRWYAGFNWGNAFCLGHILSYQFTSAFDVNRFHAHTGEYTAPLPWKHVFTVYGGYSRVKPKDLKPPIKSNEGWSMQVSARYNVPLNITQYLEHEFTVGADFKRTNNTFEFEEDFPLLGRPVNLTQLVVGYAGNYNRSSYRLDFDGDLYWSPGNLFADQSDAAYDSLRPDAKNHWVYFRGSFVYLQRLPKSFSLSLLARGQIASQNLLPSEQFGLGGYSTVRGYDQREVNKDGAILLSGEARSPAFRVLKNIKSQWKVDDAMQFLIFLDYGWGSDHNALPGERKTDYLFGTGPGVRYTIEPYLTARLDWGIKLHKKAEFGGGNTMVHFNVTASY; encoded by the coding sequence ATGCGTCGATACCTTTTTTTAACCCTTTTACTCTTGTCTTTTTCCGCTTATGGAGAAGAAGAGGAAGAAGTTGCAGTGATTGAAGAAGCCCTTCCAAGGCTTCCTTCAGCTCCCGAACAAAAGCGTTCAGCTACCTTTATCCGTGAGCTTAAAGGGATTGTTCTTGTTGGGGATCCAGAGCATATTCTAGAGGGCGATCAGCTCAAAGAGGCACAAGGAATCGAGTTTTCTAATATCAAGGTTCCAGGAAATGCTAAAACTCTCCGAAGACGTTTATCAGCCTTCTTGGGTCATAAAGTCGATCAAGATACCTTGGGTGAGATCAAAGAGGTCATTACAAGCTACTATCAACAGGCCTCACATCCCCTTGTTTTAGTCGAGATTCCTCAGCAAGATATTTCGGAAAGTGTGATTCAAGTCCTTGTTTTAGGAAGCCGTTTAGGCGCTGTTAAAGTTGAAGGAAACACCTGGAGCTCTAGTCTCAGACTCAGAGAATATGTCGACCTCATTCCTAATCAGCAGATCAATGAATCCCGTCTGATGAAAGATGTCTACTTTATCAATCGGAATCCCTTTAGACGGGTTGATATTGTCTATGCTCCTGGGGAAGAGCCCCAGACAACCGATGTGATCCTATCGGTTCGCGAAAGACGGGCCTGGCGTTTTTATGCCGGCGCAGAAAACACAGGGGTTGAACCCACAGAGCGAGGACGGTGGTATGCCGGCTTTAACTGGGGAAATGCCTTCTGTCTTGGCCACATCCTATCCTACCAATTTACAAGCGCTTTCGATGTGAATCGTTTTCACGCCCATACTGGAGAGTATACCGCCCCCTTACCATGGAAACATGTCTTCACCGTCTATGGAGGTTACTCGAGGGTCAAGCCGAAAGATCTCAAACCACCGATTAAAAGCAACGAAGGGTGGAGCATGCAGGTGAGTGCACGCTATAACGTTCCCCTAAACATAACGCAGTATCTGGAACATGAGTTTACCGTTGGCGCCGACTTTAAACGGACCAACAACACCTTTGAATTTGAAGAAGACTTCCCCCTCCTCGGAAGACCCGTTAACTTGACCCAGCTTGTTGTCGGTTACGCCGGAAACTACAATAGAAGTAGCTACCGTCTCGACTTTGATGGTGATCTTTATTGGTCACCCGGTAACCTTTTTGCCGATCAGTCAGACGCTGCCTATGACTCACTTCGTCCCGATGCCAAAAACCATTGGGTTTACTTTCGCGGATCGTTTGTTTACTTGCAACGCCTTCCCAAGTCTTTCTCCTTATCCCTCCTTGCTAGAGGGCAAATCGCAAGCCAAAACCTCCTTCCTAGCGAGCAGTTTGGCCTTGGGGGATACAGCACCGTTCGCGGCTATGACCAGCGAGAGGTGAACAAGGATGGAGCTATCCTCCTGAGTGGAGAAGCAAGAAGTCCCGCCTTCCGCGTCCTTAAAAACATCAAGTCGCAGTGGAAAGTGGATGATGCAATGCAGTTCCTTATTTTCCTTGATTATGGATGGGGAAGTGATCACAACGCCCTTCCCGGTGAGCGGAAAACCGACTACCTCTTTGGGACAGGACCTGGTGTTCGCTACACCATTGAGCCCTACCTAACTGCCCGCCTTGACTGGGGAATTAAGCTCCACAAGAAGGCCGAATTTGGTGGAGGGAACACGATGGTCCACTTCAACGTCACCGCCAGCTACTAG
- a CDS encoding transposase has product MFTKFFGFILTMKNLSELQMQKQSKKKSGKTIIRELWICNDFTANYIRKDLSFPAAFQVGCLRKSTYLNDALINHEHHYGITSCPKSELPPEKFLDKTRKHWEVENGLHHVKDRSWLEDHQYSNSRQKGGILGALRNLSLNAMRVMFPPEADRKKRKYQKSLPMQAIGYLVNPLRTLTRLAGI; this is encoded by the coding sequence ATGTTTACGAAGTTCTTCGGCTTCATTTTGACGATGAAAAATCTAAGCGAGCTCCAGATGCAAAAACAGTCGAAAAAAAAATCAGGGAAAACCATTATTCGTGAGCTGTGGATCTGCAATGACTTCACCGCCAACTACATTCGAAAAGACCTCAGTTTTCCCGCAGCTTTTCAGGTAGGCTGTTTAAGAAAAAGCACTTATCTAAATGATGCTCTTATAAATCATGAGCATCACTATGGAATTACCTCCTGCCCCAAGTCAGAATTGCCACCAGAAAAATTTCTGGATAAGACCAGAAAGCACTGGGAGGTGGAGAATGGTCTGCACCACGTCAAGGATCGGAGTTGGCTTGAAGACCACCAGTACAGTAACAGTCGCCAAAAGGGTGGAATTCTTGGTGCACTGAGAAACCTCAGTCTGAATGCAATGAGGGTCATGTTTCCTCCTGAGGCTGATCGAAAGAAGAGAAAATATCAGAAAAGCTTGCCTATGCAGGCAATAGGTTACTTAGTTAATCCTCTCCGTACACTTACCAGGTTGGCAGGGATATGA
- a CDS encoding ISAs1 family transposase, whose amino-acid sequence MSTQTSNKTFNPTTLPLFKALHGISDPRKKRGVRHDFHSILKLVILGFCCRLVCLEHIVEFASQCWSVIKEPLGFNRDAPPDATTIGRVLKKLDRTELEEIFQEWVSTKLSEREIDASVDGKALRNVCDENGNPIYMVNVFAHDVQMVLAQSEIPKKKGESTTLKTMLEGLFDKYPGLRLLTGDAAFNGRDLCKEIARMGKHYLVQIKGNQEHVYEVLRLHFDDEKSKRAPDAKTVEKKIRENHYS is encoded by the coding sequence ATGAGCACCCAAACATCTAACAAAACATTTAATCCCACTACCCTACCACTCTTCAAAGCCCTCCATGGGATTTCGGATCCTAGAAAAAAGCGTGGTGTTCGTCACGACTTTCATTCAATTCTTAAACTTGTGATTTTGGGCTTCTGCTGTCGACTTGTCTGCTTGGAACACATTGTAGAATTTGCCAGTCAGTGCTGGAGTGTAATTAAGGAGCCGCTTGGCTTTAATAGAGATGCTCCACCTGATGCAACGACAATAGGTCGCGTTCTAAAAAAACTGGATAGAACAGAGCTTGAAGAGATTTTCCAAGAGTGGGTAAGTACTAAATTGTCTGAAAGAGAAATCGATGCAAGCGTTGATGGAAAAGCTCTTAGAAATGTTTGTGATGAGAATGGCAATCCAATTTATATGGTAAACGTGTTTGCTCATGATGTGCAAATGGTTCTTGCGCAATCAGAAATTCCAAAGAAGAAGGGTGAGTCCACCACCCTGAAAACCATGCTTGAAGGTCTTTTTGACAAATACCCAGGTCTACGTCTTCTTACCGGCGATGCGGCTTTTAATGGTAGAGATCTTTGTAAAGAGATTGCTCGAATGGGCAAGCACTATTTGGTGCAGATCAAAGGGAATCAAGAGCATGTTTACGAAGTTCTTCGGCTTCATTTTGACGATGAAAAATCTAAGCGAGCTCCAGATGCAAAAACAGTCGAAAAAAAAATCAGGGAAAACCATTATTCGTGA